Proteins encoded within one genomic window of Esox lucius isolate fEsoLuc1 chromosome 12, fEsoLuc1.pri, whole genome shotgun sequence:
- the ptpn1 gene encoding tyrosine-protein phosphatase non-receptor type 1: MEAEFREIDEHGSWNAIYQEIRQQSSELPCKLAKLPENKTRNRYRDVSPFDHSRICLQLGTNNYINASLISVEEAQRSYILTQGPLPNTCGHFWEMVWEQRTMGVVMLNRVIEKGSVKCAQYWPNREEREAVFDDTNFKLSFVSEDIKSYYTVRQLELKNQSTQETREILHFHYTTWPDFGVPESPASFLNFLFQVRESGCLSSDHGPVVVHCSAGIGRSGTFCLVDTCLLLMSMRKDPSSVRIRDVLLEMRRYRMGLIQTPDQLRFSYLAVIEGAKYIMGDTSLQESWKELSNEEDYPPEVTPPPPNPRPPGPSVNGTVEPISFFPEEVVLQKDIHTLSAQPETGLRWRGGGGDGATAQSATVLAGQPEGLAGSKEPAPTAPVETHQQHDTETHQRLDPDQTTKLAAEDNSPDAQKAWSPLLANVCLCTALALGAYVCYRACFQCSPPPPPPPFSPFSSSLFSCQFIFFSPEGELGRPADLVCLGFLCWLVEWIVWTNGFKLTHFL, from the exons ATGGAAGCCGAGTTTCGGGAAATCGATGAACACGGGAGTTGGAACGCCATTTACCAG GAAATACGTCAGCAATCAAGTGAGCTGCCCTGCAAACTTGCCAAATTACCTGAAAACAAAACTCGGAATCGCTACCGAGATGTCAGCCCAT TTGACCACAGTAGAATCTGCCTTCAACTGGGTACTAACAACTACATTAATGCAAGCCTAATTTCTGTAGAAGAGGCACAAAGAAGCTACATTCTTACTCAG GGACCCCTTCCAAACACATGTGGTCACTTTTGGGAGATGGTGTGGGAACAGAGGACCATGGGAGTGGTGATGCTAAACCGTGTCATTGAGAAAGGATCT GTGAAGTGTGCACAGTACTGGCCAAATAGAGAGGAGCGGGAGGCAGTCTTTGATGACACAAATTTCAAGCTTTCATTTGTTTCAGAAGATATAAAGTCCTACTACACTGTCCGTCAGTTGGAGCTGAAGAATCAGTCG ACTCAAGAAACTAGAGAGATCCTACATTTTCACTACACCACCTGGCCTGACTTTGGGGTGCCCGAATCTCCAGCCTCCTTCCTCAACTTCCTGTTCCAGGTGCGGGAGTCTGGGTGCCTCAGCTCTGACCACGGGCCTGTGGTGGTACACTGCAGTGCAGGCATTGGCCGCTCTGGAACCTTCTGTCTCGTCGACACCTGCCTCTTACTG ATGTCAATGCGCAAGGACCCGTCATCTGTGCGCATTCGCGACGTGCTGTTGGAGATGCGCCGCTATCGGATGGGCCTGATTCAGACACCGGACCAACTCAGATTTTCCTACCTCGCTGTCATCGAAGGTGCCAAGTACATCATGGGGGACACATCGTTGCAG GAGTCGTGGAAAGAGCTCTCCAACGAAGAGGACTACCCTCCAGAGGTCACACCTCCCCCGCCCAACCCCCGTCCTCCGGGTCCATCTGTCAACGGCACTGTTGAACCCATCTCCTTCTTTCCTGAGGAGGTTGTTTTGCAGAAAGATATCCATACTCTCAG TGCCCAACCAGAGACTGGACTGCGATGGAGGGGCGGTGGCGGGGATGGAGCTACCGCCCAGTCTGCTACGGTTCTCGCTGGTCAACCTGAAGGCCTGGCGGGAAGCAAAGAACCCGCTCCCACAGCCCCTGTGGAAACACACCAGCAGcatgacacagaaacacatcagAGGCTGGACCCGGACCAGACGACGAAGCTGGCTGCAGAAGACAACAGCCCAGATGCACAGAAGGCCTGGAGCCCCCTGCTGGCCAATGTTTGCCTCTGCACGGCCCTAGCCCTAGGTGCTTACGTCTGTTACCGGGCCTGTTTCCAAtgttctcccccccccccccccccacccttctCCCCGTTTAGCTCCTCCCTTTTCTCttgtcagtttatttttttttccccgGAGGGGGAATTAGGCCGGCCAGCTGACCTTGTCTGCCTAGGTTTTCTCTGCTGGCTGGTAGAGTGGATTGTTTGGACGaatggattcaaactcactcattttctttag
- the cebpb gene encoding CCAAT/enhancer-binding protein beta yields the protein MEVAGFYDGDCFAFQSRNSIISPISDNSTCKQPVDGSMTELGIAEHEKAIDFSVYLDPTTAHCQQLAAHNETQQRGIDIFADFLAEESRIKRLSSLQQNYRNYISLNERETSPHGNPRDQYVLGYPELQETRVDTVFSPEFLDNQFKPSERGESQEEPRMDNGSSGYDMRYLHYQSNPSGSLGNISTASSSSSSPPGTPAPSGKGRSPSQNGNMSSGGKGKKRLDKDSEEYKQRRERNNLAVRKSRDKAKMRNMETQHKVLELAAENDRLQKRVEQLSRELATLRNLLSATGQC from the coding sequence ATGGAAGTGGCCGGCTTCTACGACGGGGATTGCTTTGCTTTCCAGAGTAGAAACAGTATTATCAGTCCTATTAGCGACAACAGCACTTGCAAGCAGCCGGTTGACGGTTCGATGACGGAGCTTGGCATAGCAGAACACGAGAAAGCGATAGATTTTAGCGTCTACTTAGATCCAACTACTGCGCACTGTCAACAATTGGCAGCACATAACGAAACTCAGCAGAGAGGGATAGACATCTTTGCTGATTTCCTTGCCGAGGAAAGCAGGATAAAGAGACTTTCGTCATtacaacaaaactacagaaactaCATATCTCTTAACGAGCGGGAGACAAGTCCCCACGGCAACCCTAGAGACCAATACGTCCTGGGTTATCCTGAACTACAGGAGACACGTGTGGACACTGTGTTCAGCCCAGAGTTTCTTGACAACCAATTTAAACCTAGTGAAAGAGGCGAGTCTCAAGAAGAGCCAAGAATGGACAACGGTTCATCTGGCTACGACATGAGGTATCTTCATTACCAGTCAAATCCAAGCGGGAGTCTTGGTAACATTTCTACGGCGTCCTCGTCATCCTCCAGTCCACCCGGGACACCTGCTCCGTCAGGTAAAGGCAGGTCGCCTTCGCAGAATGGGAACATGTCGTCCGGAGGCAAGGGTAAGAAGCGACTGGACAAGGACAGTGAGGAATATAAGCAGAGGCGGGAGAGAAACAACCTTGCTGTTAGAAAGAGCAGGGATAAAGCCAAAATGCGCAATATGGAGACTCAACACAAAGTGCTTGAACTGGCTGCAGAGAATGATCGTTTACAAAAACGTGTGGAGCAGCTATCAAGAGAGCTTGCGACCCTGCGTAACTTGCTTTCTGCCACCGGTCAGTGTTAG
- the LOC105022332 gene encoding kelch-like protein 12: MAPKDIMTNSHAKSILNAMNALRKSNTLCDITLRVENTDFPAHRIVLAACSDYFCAMFTSELSEKGKSFVDIQGLTASTMEILLDFVYTETVLVTVENVQELLPAACLLQLKGVKRACCDFLDCQLDPTNCLGIRDFAETHNCLDLMQAAELFSQKHFPEVVQHEEFMLLSQSEVEKLVKCDEIQVDSEEPVFEAVLNWVKHNRKEREPYLSEMLEHVRMPLLTPRYITDVIDSEPLIRCSLSCRDLVDEAKKFHLRPELRSEMQGPRTQARLGAKEILLVIGGFGSQQSPIDIVEKYDPKTQEWSFLPNIARKRRYVATVSLNDRVYVIGGYDGRSRLSSVECLDYTADEDGVWYTVATMNVRRGLAGATTLGDMIYVAGGFDGSRRHTSMERYDPNIDQWSMLGDMQTAREGAGLVVASGLIYCLGGYDGLNILNSVERYDPHTGHWTNVTPMATKRSGAGVALLNDHIYVVGGFDGTAHLDSVEVYNIRTDYWTTVASMTTPRCYVGATVLRGRLYAIAGYDGNSLLSSIECYDPVVDSWEVVTSMATQRCDAGVCVLREK; this comes from the exons ATGGCTCCCAAGGACATCATGACAAACTCCCATGCTAAATCCATCCTCAATGCCATGAATGCACTTCGCAAAAGCAACACACTCTGCGACATCACTTTAAGAGTAGAGAATACTGACTTTCCAGCACACCGCATTGTCCTGGCAGCCTGTAGTGACTACTTCTGCGCCATGTTCACCAGTGAG CTGTCAGAGAAAGGGAAATCCTTTGTAGACATACAGGGGTTGACTGCTTCCACCATGGAGATCCTACTTGACTTTGTTTACACTGAGACAGTCTTGGTCACAGTAGAGAATGTCCAGGAACTGCTTCCTGCTGCATGTCTACTGCAGCTCAAAG GAGTGAAAAGAGCAtgttgtgattttctggattgtcaGCTTGATCCCACAAATTGCTTGGGCATCCGGGACTTTGCTGAGACCCACAATTGCCTTGACCTGATGCAGGCTGCTGAGCTTTTCTCCCAGAAGCACTTCCCTGAGGTGGTTCAACATGAGGAGTTTATGCTGCTCAGCCAGAGTGAGGTTGAAAAACTAGTTAAATGTGATGAAATCCAG gtggaCTCAGAGGAGCCTGTATTTGAGGCAGTGTTGAATTGGGTTAAACACaacaggaaagagagggagccaTATTTATCGGAGATGCTGGAGCATGTAAGGATGCCTTTGCTCACTCCGCGCTATATCACAGACGTCATTGACTCAGAG CCCCTCATTCGATGCAGTCTTTCCTGTCGAGACCTTGTGGATGAGGCCAAGAAGTTCCACCTTAGACCCGAGCTGAGGAGTGAGATGCAGGGACCACGCACCCAGGCCAGATTAG GTGCTAAGGAGATCCTGTTGGTGATTGGAGGATTTGGCAGTCAACAGTCCCCTATAGATATTGTTGAGAAATATGATCCTAAAACTCAGGAGTGGAGCTTTTTACCC AATATTGCTAGGAAAAGACGATATGTGGCTACCGTGTCTCTCAATGATCGAGTGTATGTGATCGGCGGCTATGATGGTCGATCGCGGCTTAGCTCAGTGGAGTGCTTGGACTACACGGCAGACGAGGATGGTGTCTGGTACACAGTTGCCACTATGAATGTACGGCGTGGCCTTGCCGGGGCGACAACACTCGGAG ATATGATCTACGTCGCTGGAGGCTTTGACGGTAGCCGGCGACACACCAGCATGGAGCGATATGACCCGAATATTGACCAGTGGAGCATGCTTGGGGACATGCAGACAGCCAGGGAGGGGGCTGGCCTGGTGGTGGCTAGTGGACTCATCTACTGTCTCG GTGGGTATGACGGATTGAATATCCTCAATTCGGTGGAACGGTATGACCCACACACAGGACACTGGACGAATGTTACCCCCATGGCCACCAAACGCTCAG GGGCTGGCGTAGCCCTGCTCAACGACCACATTTATGTGGTGGGAGGCTTTGATGGAACCGCGCACCTCGACTCTGTGGAGGTTTATAACATTAGGACAGACTATTGGACCACGGTCGCCAGCATGACCACGCCCCGCTGCTACGTTGGAGCTACGGTCCTCCGGGGACGGCTCTATGCCATAGCTGG GTATGATGGCAACTCCCTTCTGAGCAGTATCGAGTGTTATGACCCTGTAGTTGATAGCTGGGAGGTGGTTACCTCCATGGCCACACAGCGCTGCGATGCAGGAGTGTGTGTCCTTCGAGAGAAGTGA